From Phalacrocorax carbo chromosome 8, bPhaCar2.1, whole genome shotgun sequence, a single genomic window includes:
- the ARL10 gene encoding ADP-ribosylation factor-like protein 10 isoform X1, which yields MELHRVGSQPQAVFPTAQCWGQSCFTSLSIIWVRGLSAPSLTLQMTSSWAGALICSRVGRLCRGTRTGWIDGLRAAVTSGAGTAGAGAPPAGTAGGVGGVQLRRCRMAPPGALRDLTLALGAAVAALGSFLYIAWKICFRGTGTGTDWSGWWEQELRELRERAPAGDVLDWRQVLVLGLDGAGKSSVLHYICSQTAREHIAPTHGFNSAQLYIEGLEMDLLEVGGSQNLRAYWPHYLSQAHVLVFVVDSVDRSRLLTARQELHALLAAEPRLPLVVLANKQDKSNALSAAELQEELALHMLSGQRELFLLPTSATWASLSTATSVLRVKSLLVTLLSQP from the exons ATGGAGCTACATCGAGTTGGCAGCCAGCcacaagcagtgttccccacggctcagtgttggggccagtcttgtttcaCATCTTTATCAATAATCTGGgtgaggggactgagtgcaccctcattaactttgcagatgacatcaagttgggcaggagcgctgatctgctcgagggtaggaaggctctgcagagggacccggacaggctggatcgatgggctgag GGCGGCGGTGACGTCGGGGGCGGGCACAGCTGGCGCTGGCGCGCCGCCCGCGGGCACAGCTGGCGGGGTCGGGGGGGTGCAGCTGCGCCGGTGCCGCATGGCTCCGCCCGGCGCCCTCCGGGACCTGACACTGGCCCTGGGGGCCGCCGTGGCCGCCCTCGGCTCCTTCCTCTACATCGCCTGGAAGATCTGCTTCcgcggcaccggcaccggcaccgacTGGAGCGGCTGGTGGGAGCAGGAACTGCGGGAGCTGCGGGAGCGAGCCCCCGCCGGCGACGTG CTGGACTGGCGGcaggtgctggtgctggggctggacGGGGCAGGGAAGAGCAGCGTCCTGCACTACATCTGCAGCCAGACAGCCAGGGAGCACATTGCACCCACCCATGGCTTCAACTCTGCCCAGCTCTACATCGAGGGACTGGAGATGGACCTGCTGGAGG TGGGGGGCAGCCAGAACCTGCGAGCATACTGGCCCCACTACCTGAGCCAGGCCCACGTGCTGGTGTTTGTGGTGGACTCGGTGGACAGGTCGCGCCTGCTGACGGCACGGCAGGAGTTGCATGCGCTGCTAGCTGCGGAGCCCCGGCTGCCCCTGGTTGTGCTGGCCAACAAGCAG GATAAGAGCAATGCCCTCAgtgcggcagagctgcaggaggagctggcCTTGCACATGCTGAGTGGGCAGCGGgagctcttcctcctgcccaCCAGCGCGACCTGGGCCAGCCTAAGCACTGCCACCAGCGTCCTCCGTGTGAAAAGCCTGCTGGTCACCCTGCTTTCCCAGCCCTGA
- the ARL10 gene encoding ADP-ribosylation factor-like protein 10 isoform X3, with amino-acid sequence MTHLSLPTAVGASPLRAAVTSGAGTAGAGAPPAGTAGGVGGVQLRRCRMAPPGALRDLTLALGAAVAALGSFLYIAWKICFRGTGTGTDWSGWWEQELRELRERAPAGDVLDWRQVLVLGLDGAGKSSVLHYICSQTAREHIAPTHGFNSAQLYIEGLEMDLLEVGGSQNLRAYWPHYLSQAHVLVFVVDSVDRSRLLTARQELHALLAAEPRLPLVVLANKQDKSNALSAAELQEELALHMLSGQRELFLLPTSATWASLSTATSVLRVKSLLVTLLSQP; translated from the exons atgaccCATCTCTCCCTCCCTACCGCGGTCGGAGCGTCCCCTTTAAGGGCGGCGGTGACGTCGGGGGCGGGCACAGCTGGCGCTGGCGCGCCGCCCGCGGGCACAGCTGGCGGGGTCGGGGGGGTGCAGCTGCGCCGGTGCCGCATGGCTCCGCCCGGCGCCCTCCGGGACCTGACACTGGCCCTGGGGGCCGCCGTGGCCGCCCTCGGCTCCTTCCTCTACATCGCCTGGAAGATCTGCTTCcgcggcaccggcaccggcaccgacTGGAGCGGCTGGTGGGAGCAGGAACTGCGGGAGCTGCGGGAGCGAGCCCCCGCCGGCGACGTG CTGGACTGGCGGcaggtgctggtgctggggctggacGGGGCAGGGAAGAGCAGCGTCCTGCACTACATCTGCAGCCAGACAGCCAGGGAGCACATTGCACCCACCCATGGCTTCAACTCTGCCCAGCTCTACATCGAGGGACTGGAGATGGACCTGCTGGAGG TGGGGGGCAGCCAGAACCTGCGAGCATACTGGCCCCACTACCTGAGCCAGGCCCACGTGCTGGTGTTTGTGGTGGACTCGGTGGACAGGTCGCGCCTGCTGACGGCACGGCAGGAGTTGCATGCGCTGCTAGCTGCGGAGCCCCGGCTGCCCCTGGTTGTGCTGGCCAACAAGCAG GATAAGAGCAATGCCCTCAgtgcggcagagctgcaggaggagctggcCTTGCACATGCTGAGTGGGCAGCGGgagctcttcctcctgcccaCCAGCGCGACCTGGGCCAGCCTAAGCACTGCCACCAGCGTCCTCCGTGTGAAAAGCCTGCTGGTCACCCTGCTTTCCCAGCCCTGA
- the ARL10 gene encoding ADP-ribosylation factor-like protein 10 isoform X2 yields the protein MTSSWAGALICSRVGRLCRGTRTGWIDGLRAAVTSGAGTAGAGAPPAGTAGGVGGVQLRRCRMAPPGALRDLTLALGAAVAALGSFLYIAWKICFRGTGTGTDWSGWWEQELRELRERAPAGDVLDWRQVLVLGLDGAGKSSVLHYICSQTAREHIAPTHGFNSAQLYIEGLEMDLLEVGGSQNLRAYWPHYLSQAHVLVFVVDSVDRSRLLTARQELHALLAAEPRLPLVVLANKQDKSNALSAAELQEELALHMLSGQRELFLLPTSATWASLSTATSVLRVKSLLVTLLSQP from the exons atgacatcaagttgggcaggagcgctgatctgctcgagggtaggaaggctctgcagagggacccggacaggctggatcgatgggctgag GGCGGCGGTGACGTCGGGGGCGGGCACAGCTGGCGCTGGCGCGCCGCCCGCGGGCACAGCTGGCGGGGTCGGGGGGGTGCAGCTGCGCCGGTGCCGCATGGCTCCGCCCGGCGCCCTCCGGGACCTGACACTGGCCCTGGGGGCCGCCGTGGCCGCCCTCGGCTCCTTCCTCTACATCGCCTGGAAGATCTGCTTCcgcggcaccggcaccggcaccgacTGGAGCGGCTGGTGGGAGCAGGAACTGCGGGAGCTGCGGGAGCGAGCCCCCGCCGGCGACGTG CTGGACTGGCGGcaggtgctggtgctggggctggacGGGGCAGGGAAGAGCAGCGTCCTGCACTACATCTGCAGCCAGACAGCCAGGGAGCACATTGCACCCACCCATGGCTTCAACTCTGCCCAGCTCTACATCGAGGGACTGGAGATGGACCTGCTGGAGG TGGGGGGCAGCCAGAACCTGCGAGCATACTGGCCCCACTACCTGAGCCAGGCCCACGTGCTGGTGTTTGTGGTGGACTCGGTGGACAGGTCGCGCCTGCTGACGGCACGGCAGGAGTTGCATGCGCTGCTAGCTGCGGAGCCCCGGCTGCCCCTGGTTGTGCTGGCCAACAAGCAG GATAAGAGCAATGCCCTCAgtgcggcagagctgcaggaggagctggcCTTGCACATGCTGAGTGGGCAGCGGgagctcttcctcctgcccaCCAGCGCGACCTGGGCCAGCCTAAGCACTGCCACCAGCGTCCTCCGTGTGAAAAGCCTGCTGGTCACCCTGCTTTCCCAGCCCTGA